The Patescibacteria group bacterium region TGGATTTTTGATTATGCATCAAATACATCAAATGTTATTGTTAAAAGAAAAATTGATAATTGGCAAGCGCTAAATTATTCTATTGATGTTTGGATTCCTGTCACAAATATTTTTATGTTTGCTTTTAATCAAGGAGCAGATATATTGTCAGTAAGTGATTATCCATATGGAACTGTTTTACAAAATCAAAACAATTTATCAGAACGCTATGTTTTGGTAAAAGGCAGTGCTTATGGATATCAGAATCAAAAAGTAAAACTTCCACTTTTATCAAATGATGTTTATAATATCAATTATTATCATCATAATTTCAATGTTCCAGTTAGTAGCTCTGTATTATCAAGTTATCCTACAGTTACAAATTCTTATAGTACGATAATCGATGGAAAATTGATTTCAGGTTCCGGAGATGAAACTTATTATTTAGAAAATGGATACAAAAGACATATTCTTGATAATACTAGTTTCTCATATTATGGATTCAATTTTGCAAATGTGCAAAGTGTTGATGATGTAAATATTAACAATTTTCCAAGTGGACCAGATTTATTTTTTTCGCCATCTGGTGGGCCAGAAATTTATATTGGCGAAGGACTTGATGATGGTAATTTTGATTCTGGAATAACGTCGTATTGGAATTTTAATGATTGGCAAAATATTGCTGATTTTCAGGTAAATCATCAGGATGTTATATCTGGTTTTTATAGCGCAAGTATAAATATTCAATCAGCTGTAAACTATTATGATGTTGAATTAAAACAACTTGTGTCTGTAGAATCAGAGTTTATGTATCACTGTTCTTTTTGGGCAAAAGCCAATTCTACATCTTCTATAACTCTTACTTTGCAGAATGATATTTCTCCGTGGAATAATTATGGACTTTGGAAAGAAATAACATTGTCTAATAATTGGAGACGCTATCAATATATGTTTAATTGTAGTGATACAGATGATTTAGCAAGACTATCTTTTATGCTTGGATCTTGTGTGTCTAATATACAAATTGATTGTGTTGTATTCGAAAAGGTAGAAAATATTCCACCAACAGAGGGTAATTTACTTCTAAATGCTGATTTTGAATTGGGTCATTATGCTACGTGGACTATAGAAGATCACAATTTATCAGCTGTTTATTATGTAGATTTTGAGTCTTGTATTGATGAATATTCTCTTTTTGTAGATCCAAATCAAAATGCTTTTGATTATCAAGTTCAACTTTTGCAATGTGTGGATGTTGTATCTGGTATGACCTATTATTTGTCTTTTTATGCAAGGGCTGAAAGTAATAGGACAATAAGATTTAATCTTTATAACAATGGAGCTCCGTGGAATAATTATGGACTTTGGCAAGAAGTTGTAATTTCTACAGAATGGAATTTATATCAAGTCCAATTTGTAGCAACTCAATCTGGACGTCCTAGGTTTTCAATGAATTTTGGAGATCAAGATGTGGCATTGTGGATTGACAATATAAGAATATCAAATACAGTTTCAAATTCAGATAATTGTATATATGATACACAGATTACATTTTCAAATTATCCAAATCCATTTAATCCAGAGACGAGAATTGAATATAGTATTCCTACAAATAGAGGAGAACTTATAATTTACAATATTAAAGGACAAGTTGTAAAACGTTCTCTTCTAAGTAATAAGAATTCAAGTTTTTTATGGAATGGCTCTAGTGATGATGGAGAAAAAGTTGGAAGTGGTGTGTATTTTTACACTATAAAATGTCAAAATTATTCCACAAGTATAAAAAAAATGGTACTTGTAAAATAATAATATAGCAAAACCTTGGAGATTTGATGTCTTCAAGGTTTTGATTTTTTTATGTATAATGAATATATGAAAAAGAATATATTATTATTTTTGGTTTTTGTTTCCTTTGTTTTTCCAAACGTGTCTTTTGCTATAGAAAAAGATATAAATTATGTAGATTTTACTAAATGGTATGAAGAAAAGTTTAAGGTTTCTGTTCCTTTTAAAGCTGTTGCTATCTTGGATTATAACACATCTGAGCCATTGTATTATTTTCAAGAAAGAAAGCAAATGCCAAGTGCAAGCTTAATAAAGCTAGTTACAGCAGGAACATTTTTGCAATTTCCTATAGATTGGAACAAAAATGTCTCTTTTTCTTATAATGATAATGAGGGAGATTTGAGGAAATATGTCGGACCAAAGGATAGTTTTGTTTTGTTAAGAATAGATGATAAAGACTCTATAAGTGTAAAAAACATGTTTGCATCAATGCTTATTATATCAGCAAATAACAGTGCAAATGCTATTTCTTATATTCCTGGAGTTAGCAAAGAGACGTTTATTGATGCAATGCGTGGTGTTGCAAAAACTTGGAAAATGGAAGATACTAAAATAGATGATCCTTCTGGACTTTCATTGGGTGATATTACAACAGCTCGTGATATGGCTTTTGCAACATGTTATGCTTTCAAAAATCCTAAAATATCAGAGTTTTCATCAAAACCAGAATTTAATTTCCTAACTAATTTAGGTCAAGAAAAAAAGTTAAAACACACTGTATATGATCTAAGAAATAATTCAGATAATTATTTTGGTGCAAAGACTGGATTTTTGTATGAGACAAGATTTCATTTGGTAGCTGGATTTATTACACCAAAAAATCAAAAAATTTGCGTATCAATACTTAGTACAAATACTAGAAAAGAATCAGAAGATATTTTAAATATATTGGGTGATTGGGTGGATGATATGTATAAACTATGATTAAAAAAGAAAAAAAGTTTATAAATTTGATTTCAGATTGTTCTAAAAAAGACATGAATATTTTGATTTCTGCTCTTGATTTTTCTATTAAAGTTCATAGAGGGCAAAAGCGTAAGTCCGGAGAAGATTATGTGATTCATCCTATATCTGTAGCGCATAATATATATAAAAAATATAAAGATATAAATTTAACAGTAGCTGCGTTACTTCATGATGTAGTTGAAGATGGACAATGGATAAATATGCGCAAAATATATAAGAAATTTGGGGGTGATGTAGGCTTTATAGTAGATGCAGTGACAAAGACGACTAATCATTATTATAATAATAAAAAAATATTTTCTGATAAGATAGGAAAAATGCTTTGGGGTGGAATGAAAGATCCAAGAGTATTATTGTTAAAAATTTTTGATAGAGAAAATAATTTATCTGATTTGGAAAATTTAACTTCTCATAAACAGGTTAGAATGTCATTTGAAACACAGGCTATATATTATCCACTACATAAAATTTTACAAATAAACAAAGAGTTAACATTAAAAGAGACGGGAAAAATATTTAATGCATTTTTGTTAAATAATAATATAAAAGATGAAAATCAGTTAAAAGATTATTTATTAAAAGATTGTTTTTTTGAAATATCAAATTATATGTATAATATGATTTATAAAAATAGTGATAGGGTTATTTGGACTATTGAAGATAAATCTTTTTATTCAGATTTGTGTAATGATAAAAATTTTTATAATACCATAAGTCTTTTATCTCTTTGGTCGGATGGAAAAAATTTTAGAGCAGCTTTTTCTTTTAAAAAAGGAATTATTCCAAATAATATAAATACAAAATTTAAAATATTAAAATATAAAAAATAATATGAAACCAAAAATACATAGCTTAATTTCAGATTCAGAATTAGACGTAGGATTATTAGATGATTTAAAAGATAGAATTTTGGATCAAAAGCATTTTTACACTGGAGAATTGGCAGCAAATTTGTATTACAAAAATAAGTTTGCAAAAAAAACATATTTTAAGAATAGTTTAGGTATGAATAATTATATTAATTTTTTTAATAAAAATGTTCCTATCAAACAAGAAAATACAGCACTTATATCTCTTGGTTGTGGAGATTCTGATTTTGAAAAAATTATATTAGATTCACTTGAAATAGAAGGATCAAATTTTTCTTATATTGGCGTAGATTCATCTAGATATATGTTGGAGCTTTCTGCTAAAAAACTAGAAAAATCAAAATTTAAAAATAGTCTTGTATGTGGAGATTTTTCATCTCATAATTTTAGATCCGAAATAGGATATTTGATTAATGATTATAAAAATAAAGTATTTGGACTTTTGGGCGGTACTATAGGAAATATTATTCCAACAAATATTGTTGATACTTTAGGTAACATGCTTAATAAAGGTGATTATCTATGGGTTACTTTAGTTTTAAGAGAAGGTCTTGATGAAGAACATAATTTTGAAATATTTAATTATTATGCACAATATTTGAATGATAGTGCTGTATCACAATTTAAATTCAATCCACTTAAAAAGTTAAAAGTTCCATATGAAAATGGAAAACTTGTTTTGGAAATGCAAAAAGAGGACTTTATAGGAGCTTTAAAATTTATATTTAGTTTTGAGTTTACAAAAAAAACAGTTATTAGTTTTAGAGATGAAAAAATAATAATTTTGCCAGGAGAAAAAATAGAATTGTTAAATAATAGAGCTTATGATATGAATATATTTAAGAAATTTTTTATTGAGCATGATTTTAAATGTGTTGCAGAAGAAAGTAAGGGGCGTAGAGGACAAATATTACTTATGAAAAAATAATTTTATATTTATTTTTGTAAAGCGGTTATTGGATCTAATCCAGCCGCTTTTTTTGCTGGAAAAACTCCAAAAATTAATCCACAAGAAACTGCAAATCCTATTGATGTTAAAAATCCCTCAATAGGTATTGCTAATCGCCAGTCAATTCCAAATTTATTTGCAATAAGCGCTATTAAGGCAGATAATCCTATTCCAAAAATTATTCCAATTATTGCGCCAAAGATAGATATTATAGTAGCTTCCATAAGAAATTGCCACATTATGTCAAGATATTTTGCACCGACTGCTTTTCTAAGTCCTATTTCAAATGTTCTTTCACTTACAACAACATACATTATATTCATGATTCCAACTCCTGCAACTATAAGAGAAACAGCTACAATTGCAAGAAGTAATATTGTAATATATTTTGTGATAGAATTTAATGTGTTCATCATTTCTTCCATTGTGACAACAGCAAAATCATCTAGTGCAGGAATATCTTCAGGATTATCTATGTTATGATTTTCTCTTAATATTAATTTTATTTGTTGTGCGGTGTCATCCGTTAATTTTACATTATTTAATTCATGTATCATATACATAAGATAATCAATTCCCAAAACCTTTTTTTGAATAGTTCTAATAGGTATATAGGCATAATTATCAAAATCCATTCCCATCATTGCACCTCTTTCTTTCATTATTCCTATTACTCTATATTTTGTTTTTCCGAGTGTTATAAAATTTTCAACAGCAGGAGAGTCGTTAAATAGATCTTGTTTTATTTTAGATCCTAATACAATAACTTTTGCAAGTGACTTGTCTTCCGCATCACTAAAAAATCTTCCCTCTTTTATCTCACTTTTATCTATATCTATAAAAGAAGCATTTACACCCATTAGAAATATTTTTTTTCTTTTATTTTCATAAGATGCAAGTTCTTGACCCATTATGGCACCATATCCAGATTTTATATTTGGTAGTTTTTCTATATCTTCAACATCTTTTAATGTCATTGTTGTTATTTGAATGCCTTGAGCCATTCCAGTTGCTGAGCCAGTGTTTTGGGATACCTCACTTTTGTTTTTATCTGTAGGTATTCTTATTTCAGTTTCTATTATATTTGTTCCAAAAGATTCTATTTGACCAGTTATGAGACCTCTAATACCTTCGCCAGCAGAAAAAACTACAATAATACTTGATACTCCAATTACCATACCTAAAACAGTCAAAATAGTTCTGCTTTTATTATGTATCATTGAATTAATAGCGAGTTGTATAGAGTTTTTTATTGTCATTATTCGTATCTTAACGCTTCTATTGGATTAAGTTTGCTAGCTTTTTTGGCTGGGTATATTCCAAATATCAATCCAATGGATGTTGAAACAACAAGGCCCATAATTATAGAATATGCTGATATATGAAATCCCCAATTATATTTTAATAAATTCATTATTACACTTATTAAAAATGATACAAGTATTCCAAAAATAATTCCTATTGTTCCACCAATAAGAGTTAAAAATGTTGATTCTATTAAAAATTGTGTAAGTATATTTTTGTTATTTGCACCAAGTGCTTTTCTAAGACCTAGTTCATTTGTTCTTTCACTTACATTTACAAGCATTATATTCATAATTCCAATTCCACCAACAACGAGAGATATAGCTGCCATTGCTGCTAAGAAAAATTTTAAAGCATTTGTAATAGTTGTTACAATATCCATTGCTTCAGCAGCACTTCTAACGCTAAAGTCATCATTTTCTCCACTAGAATCTTTTATAGAATGTCTTTCTCTTAATGTTTTTTCGGCATCTATTATAGCAAGAGGTACATTTTTTTCATAATCTACTTTTGCTCTTATAATTCCAACATGATTTACACCCAGAATTAATTTTTGCATTGTTTTTATAGGAACAAATACTCTACCGTCAAAACTTTGAAATCCTACATTTCCTTTTTCTTTCATTATACCTATAACTTCAAATACTTGTTTTTTGATTTTGATTTTTTGTCCTATAGCTTCTGAATTTCCAAAAAGATCCTTTTTTATTTGACTTCCTAGAACAGCAACCTTTGCTAAATTTGTTTCTTCACTTTCTGTAAAGAATCTTCCAAATTCCATTTCAGCATCAGAAACATATAAATGGTCAACGTTTGTACCACTTATATCTGTGTTTATACTGTTTGATTTCCAACCTACATTTACACTACCATTTGAATATGCTGCAACAGAGATTATGTTTTGAGAATTCTTTTTTTCTAAGAGAGCTTTTGCGTCTTCATATGTAAGAGTCGTAATGACTATTCCCATAACAGAAGCAGGTGGACCATTTTTTTCTGATTTTCCTGGCATTATACTTATAGAATCGGTTCCAAGACTTTTTATTTGCGAAAGAATCAAATCTTGTGCGCCATTTCCAATAGAAGTAATTACTATAACAGCAGAAACTCCAATTATTATTCCAAGCATAGTTAAGAAACTCCTAGCTTTATTGGCTAGAAGAGACATAATAGATATTTTTGCGGATTGTTTAACTAATTCAAACATGAATTTTATTTTATACCAATTTCATTTTTTGCTATTTTTTTATCTTTTACGGCATAATCTTCTACTATTTCTCCATCAATTATTTTTATTATTCTGTCTGCATGTTCTGCGGTAGATGTTTCATGTGTTACCAAAATTATTGTATGTCCCATGTTATTTAATTCTTGAAGTATTTCCATGATTTGTTTTCCAGATTTTGAATCCAAGTTTCCGGTTGGTTCATCAGCAAAAAGCACATCTGGATTATTGACAAGGGCACGAGCTATAGCTACTCTTTGTTTTTCTCCACCAGATATTTGATTTGTAAAATGATTTATTCTATGACTAAGTCCAACATCTTCTAGTATTTTTTTGGCTTTTGCTTCATGATTTTTTTTGTCTTTTGAATATATAAGAGGAAGCATTACATTTTCAAGTACAGTTGTTTTGGGCAACAAATGAAATGCCTGAAAAACAAATCCGATTTTTTCGTTTCTAAAATTGGCAAGTTCATTATCATTTAGTTTGGACACATCTTCTCCTTCAAATAAATATGTTCCACTTGTTTGTCTATCTAGTAAACCTAAAATATGCATTAGCGTTGATTTACCACTACCACTTGGACCCATAATTGAAACGAATTCGCCCTTTTCTATATTAAAAGAAACATCGCATAAAACTTTTGTAGTCGCTTCACCATTTTCATATTCTTTTGATATGTTTTTTATTGTTAGTAGCATTATTTTTTGTTTTCTGTTGATGAGGTTATTATTTGATCGTTTTCGTTTAATCCAGATATTACTTCTACCATTCCATTGTCTCCATAAATACCTGTTTTTATTGATATTTCTTTGGGTGAATTATTTTCAAGAATTTTTATAAATTGTCCATCTCCATTTCTGTCTATAATAGCACGTGATGGAATTATAAGTACATCATCTTTTTCTTTCGTTTTTATGATTACATTTGCAGTCATGCCGGGTTTAATATTTTCTTCTAGTTCGAGTGGTAT contains the following coding sequences:
- a CDS encoding ABC transporter ATP-binding protein, giving the protein MLLTIKNISKEYENGEATTKVLCDVSFNIEKGEFVSIMGPSGSGKSTLMHILGLLDRQTSGTYLFEGEDVSKLNDNELANFRNEKIGFVFQAFHLLPKTTVLENVMLPLIYSKDKKNHEAKAKKILEDVGLSHRINHFTNQISGGEKQRVAIARALVNNPDVLFADEPTGNLDSKSGKQIMEILQELNNMGHTIILVTHETSTAEHADRIIKIIDGEIVEDYAVKDKKIAKNEIGIK
- a CDS encoding HD domain-containing protein; this translates as MIKKEKKFINLISDCSKKDMNILISALDFSIKVHRGQKRKSGEDYVIHPISVAHNIYKKYKDINLTVAALLHDVVEDGQWINMRKIYKKFGGDVGFIVDAVTKTTNHYYNNKKIFSDKIGKMLWGGMKDPRVLLLKIFDRENNLSDLENLTSHKQVRMSFETQAIYYPLHKILQINKELTLKETGKIFNAFLLNNNIKDENQLKDYLLKDCFFEISNYMYNMIYKNSDRVIWTIEDKSFYSDLCNDKNFYNTISLLSLWSDGKNFRAAFSFKKGIIPNNINTKFKILKYKK
- a CDS encoding ABC transporter permease, yielding MTIKNSIQLAINSMIHNKSRTILTVLGMVIGVSSIIVVFSAGEGIRGLITGQIESFGTNIIETEIRIPTDKNKSEVSQNTGSATGMAQGIQITTMTLKDVEDIEKLPNIKSGYGAIMGQELASYENKRKKIFLMGVNASFIDIDKSEIKEGRFFSDAEDKSLAKVIVLGSKIKQDLFNDSPAVENFITLGKTKYRVIGIMKERGAMMGMDFDNYAYIPIRTIQKKVLGIDYLMYMIHELNNVKLTDDTAQQIKLILRENHNIDNPEDIPALDDFAVVTMEEMMNTLNSITKYITILLLAIVAVSLIVAGVGIMNIMYVVVSERTFEIGLRKAVGAKYLDIMWQFLMEATIISIFGAIIGIIFGIGLSALIALIANKFGIDWRLAIPIEGFLTSIGFAVSCGLIFGVFPAKKAAGLDPITALQK
- a CDS encoding serine hydrolase, with the translated sequence MKKNILLFLVFVSFVFPNVSFAIEKDINYVDFTKWYEEKFKVSVPFKAVAILDYNTSEPLYYFQERKQMPSASLIKLVTAGTFLQFPIDWNKNVSFSYNDNEGDLRKYVGPKDSFVLLRIDDKDSISVKNMFASMLIISANNSANAISYIPGVSKETFIDAMRGVAKTWKMEDTKIDDPSGLSLGDITTARDMAFATCYAFKNPKISEFSSKPEFNFLTNLGQEKKLKHTVYDLRNNSDNYFGAKTGFLYETRFHLVAGFITPKNQKICVSILSTNTRKESEDILNILGDWVDDMYKL
- a CDS encoding L-histidine N(alpha)-methyltransferase; the protein is MKPKIHSLISDSELDVGLLDDLKDRILDQKHFYTGELAANLYYKNKFAKKTYFKNSLGMNNYINFFNKNVPIKQENTALISLGCGDSDFEKIILDSLEIEGSNFSYIGVDSSRYMLELSAKKLEKSKFKNSLVCGDFSSHNFRSEIGYLINDYKNKVFGLLGGTIGNIIPTNIVDTLGNMLNKGDYLWVTLVLREGLDEEHNFEIFNYYAQYLNDSAVSQFKFNPLKKLKVPYENGKLVLEMQKEDFIGALKFIFSFEFTKKTVISFRDEKIIILPGEKIELLNNRAYDMNIFKKFFIEHDFKCVAEESKGRRGQILLMKK
- a CDS encoding peptidoglycan DD-metalloendopeptidase family protein; translation: MKTRQFVLVAIFTVAFGMNSLWSDDHIFTLPVAGNDIKVNHAWYYDQNVGGGLHRAIDYTSNQGSGIIEGRDVLSAYGGVVSNAINNVPNNTGIDYGNYVKIDHGNGYETLYGHMLFGSVPVNVGDYVHQGQTIGNVGNTGNSTGPHLHFELIYNGEKVDPYGWYSYPGPPYPNCNPEEYYWTESPPVHSPNIALERLLPDDLIVHVTGTPDYYRIEDNLMRHIPSENVFHSWGFNWDEAVEITQDEFSDFAQGADLEVMVGACVYDQNYQRWIFDYASNTSNVIVKRKIDNWQALNYSIDVWIPVTNIFMFAFNQGADILSVSDYPYGTVLQNQNNLSERYVLVKGSAYGYQNQKVKLPLLSNDVYNINYYHHNFNVPVSSSVLSSYPTVTNSYSTIIDGKLISGSGDETYYLENGYKRHILDNTSFSYYGFNFANVQSVDDVNINNFPSGPDLFFSPSGGPEIYIGEGLDDGNFDSGITSYWNFNDWQNIADFQVNHQDVISGFYSASINIQSAVNYYDVELKQLVSVESEFMYHCSFWAKANSTSSITLTLQNDISPWNNYGLWKEITLSNNWRRYQYMFNCSDTDDLARLSFMLGSCVSNIQIDCVVFEKVENIPPTEGNLLLNADFELGHYATWTIEDHNLSAVYYVDFESCIDEYSLFVDPNQNAFDYQVQLLQCVDVVSGMTYYLSFYARAESNRTIRFNLYNNGAPWNNYGLWQEVVISTEWNLYQVQFVATQSGRPRFSMNFGDQDVALWIDNIRISNTVSNSDNCIYDTQITFSNYPNPFNPETRIEYSIPTNRGELIIYNIKGQVVKRSLLSNKNSSFLWNGSSDDGEKVGSGVYFYTIKCQNYSTSIKKMVLVK
- a CDS encoding ABC transporter permease encodes the protein MFELVKQSAKISIMSLLANKARSFLTMLGIIIGVSAVIVITSIGNGAQDLILSQIKSLGTDSISIMPGKSEKNGPPASVMGIVITTLTYEDAKALLEKKNSQNIISVAAYSNGSVNVGWKSNSINTDISGTNVDHLYVSDAEMEFGRFFTESEETNLAKVAVLGSQIKKDLFGNSEAIGQKIKIKKQVFEVIGIMKEKGNVGFQSFDGRVFVPIKTMQKLILGVNHVGIIRAKVDYEKNVPLAIIDAEKTLRERHSIKDSSGENDDFSVRSAAEAMDIVTTITNALKFFLAAMAAISLVVGGIGIMNIMLVNVSERTNELGLRKALGANNKNILTQFLIESTFLTLIGGTIGIIFGILVSFLISVIMNLLKYNWGFHISAYSIIMGLVVSTSIGLIFGIYPAKKASKLNPIEALRYE